One uncultured Caproiciproducens sp. DNA segment encodes these proteins:
- a CDS encoding ATPase, T2SS/T4P/T4SS family, whose product MKITNLKLGQILINSGVLTEDRLQQALEHQKGTNVRLGKILIDNRFLTEMQIIRSLEKQLSIPYLDLSSVSVDPSLSSLVPEDLARSNLIVPISRTGSILTVAVADPLDYNGINDIGIYTKLKVNPVIAEHEKLETKIRELYTTQKAFAAARELSSVQSEIPLDQYEGQGGADQPITRFVNNMIEQAVLLKASDIHIEPEEKSMRIRFRVDGHLSLYMETSAELIPSVVSRIKFIGGMNIAEKRTPQDGRINYRIGGKDIDMRISILPCVFGEKVVIRITTALSFSLVKEQIGFLPENLEKFNAMLKNNHGIILLTGPTGSGKSTTLYTALKEIMREDINIVTVENPVEMIIPNITQVDVNAKAGLTFAAVLRSILRQDPDVVMIGEIRDTETAEIASSVAITGHLVLSTLHTYDAPSSIIRLIDMGVAPYMVSSSVLGVIAQRLVRTLCPHCKEEYRADEAELEILGLEQGTGLTLYRAKGCSYCSGRGYRGRTAIHEIMPITPAIKSCINNGKSMDQIRETAMKEGMITLDDNIKRIVIEGKTSIQEMLEVYSLQM is encoded by the coding sequence ATGAAAATTACGAATTTGAAACTCGGGCAGATTTTAATAAATTCCGGAGTACTCACAGAAGACCGGCTCCAGCAGGCACTGGAGCATCAAAAAGGCACCAATGTGCGTCTGGGAAAAATTTTAATTGATAACCGCTTTCTGACGGAAATGCAGATTATCCGTTCGCTTGAGAAACAGCTTTCCATTCCCTATCTGGATTTATCATCCGTCAGCGTGGACCCCTCCCTTTCGTCCCTGGTACCCGAGGATCTGGCGCGCTCCAATCTAATTGTTCCCATCAGCCGCACGGGCAGCATTCTTACCGTGGCGGTAGCCGACCCGCTGGATTACAACGGCATCAATGATATCGGCATTTATACAAAGTTAAAAGTAAATCCCGTAATTGCGGAGCACGAAAAACTGGAAACCAAAATCCGCGAGCTGTACACCACGCAAAAAGCATTTGCCGCCGCAAGGGAACTATCCTCCGTTCAGTCGGAAATCCCGCTTGACCAGTATGAGGGGCAGGGCGGAGCGGATCAGCCGATTACCCGTTTTGTTAACAACATGATCGAGCAGGCCGTTCTGTTAAAAGCGAGCGACATCCACATTGAGCCGGAGGAAAAATCCATGCGGATACGTTTTCGCGTGGACGGTCATCTCAGCCTTTACATGGAAACAAGCGCGGAACTGATTCCCTCAGTGGTTTCCCGCATCAAATTTATCGGCGGCATGAATATCGCCGAGAAGCGGACTCCGCAGGACGGGCGCATCAATTACAGAATCGGTGGCAAGGATATTGACATGAGAATCTCCATCCTGCCCTGCGTGTTTGGTGAAAAGGTGGTCATCCGTATCACCACCGCGCTCAGCTTTTCGCTCGTAAAGGAGCAAATCGGATTTTTGCCGGAGAACCTTGAAAAATTCAACGCGATGCTGAAAAATAATCACGGCATCATTCTTCTGACCGGCCCGACCGGAAGCGGCAAATCCACCACGCTTTACACCGCGCTCAAAGAGATTATGCGCGAAGATATCAACATTGTCACGGTGGAGAACCCCGTGGAAATGATTATTCCCAACATCACGCAGGTTGATGTCAACGCAAAGGCGGGCCTGACCTTCGCCGCCGTTCTGCGCTCCATTTTAAGGCAGGACCCCGACGTGGTCATGATCGGTGAAATCCGCGATACAGAAACCGCTGAAATTGCAAGCAGCGTGGCCATTACCGGTCATTTGGTGCTCTCCACGCTGCACACTTATGACGCGCCGAGCTCCATCATCCGTCTGATCGACATGGGCGTTGCGCCTTACATGGTATCCTCCTCCGTACTGGGGGTGATCGCACAGCGCCTTGTGCGCACGCTCTGCCCCCACTGTAAGGAAGAATACCGGGCGGACGAGGCCGAACTTGAGATCCTGGGATTGGAGCAAGGAACCGGTCTGACCCTGTACCGGGCAAAGGGGTGCAGCTATTGCAGCGGCAGAGGCTACAGGGGACGAACCGCAATTCATGAAATCATGCCGATTACACCCGCGATTAAATCCTGCATCAATAACGGAAAAAGTATGGATCAAATCAGAGAAACAGCAATGAAAGAGGGTATGATAACTCTCGATGATAATATTAAAAGAATTGTGATTGAGGGAAAAACTTCCATTCAGGAAATGCTTGAGGTTTATTCCCTTCAAATGTGA
- a CDS encoding A24 family peptidase, with product MNPLSPAAVAHVYDAVICFFCVFAATVLAKLCVVLFNALPAKWFCDYDEQPGEDLYRKRLFFRPHGIMMAVILSLSFIGMYYQYRGSVFFLIACCGAAVILVMIGAADTKYFIIPDQFTLILLLIFAVIAGYDLLSGTHLFNSAWLSPLYGAAAGFGLILLFAVAGRLVYKKEAMGFGDVKLFAAAGLLTGFPHIFAVFFMTIFLALFYIIYLMLHKRITRDLYLALGPYLCLSLLLFLAFHSQIDSFAAWYMSLLNV from the coding sequence ATGAATCCGCTGAGTCCTGCAGCCGTCGCACACGTTTATGATGCTGTCATCTGTTTTTTCTGTGTTTTTGCCGCAACCGTACTTGCAAAACTTTGTGTTGTACTGTTTAACGCACTGCCCGCAAAATGGTTCTGTGACTACGACGAACAGCCGGGTGAAGATTTGTATCGCAAAAGGCTTTTTTTCCGGCCTCACGGCATAATGATGGCGGTGATCCTGTCATTGTCGTTCATCGGGATGTATTATCAGTATAGAGGCAGTGTGTTTTTCTTGATTGCCTGCTGTGGGGCGGCGGTCATTCTCGTGATGATTGGAGCGGCCGATACCAAATACTTTATTATTCCGGATCAGTTTACATTGATTCTTCTTCTGATATTCGCAGTCATTGCCGGTTACGACCTGCTGAGCGGAACTCATCTTTTCAATTCCGCATGGCTGTCTCCCCTGTACGGCGCGGCGGCCGGTTTTGGCCTGATACTTCTGTTCGCCGTCGCCGGCAGACTGGTGTATAAAAAAGAGGCAATGGGATTCGGCGATGTGAAGCTCTTTGCAGCCGCGGGACTTTTGACCGGTTTCCCCCATATTTTCGCTGTATTTTTTATGACCATTTTCCTTGCGCTTTTCTATATTATCTATCTGATGCTGCACAAGCGGATAACCCGGGATCTCTATCTCGCGCTCGGGCCGTATTTATGTCTCAGCCTGCTTTTGTTTTTGGCCTTTCACAGCCAGATTGATTCTTTCGCAGCCTGGTACATGTCTTTGCTGAACGTTTAA
- a CDS encoding prepilin-type N-terminal cleavage/methylation domain-containing protein, which yields MVNTLRKTNKKGFTLVELVIVIAILAILAAIAIPTVSNVISTANKNVDLANAQTVELALKTADAEIEAKTKSGITTDSNVKTVLATYGITGIDFSEKGKSGATWKFENDEVFCESGHTSGTDLKNDTKLSAVITH from the coding sequence ATGGTAAACACCTTGAGAAAAACAAATAAAAAAGGGTTCACTCTTGTTGAACTCGTCATCGTCATCGCCATCCTTGCCATTTTAGCTGCCATCGCCATTCCGACCGTAAGCAATGTTATTTCAACCGCGAACAAAAACGTCGATTTGGCAAACGCACAGACTGTTGAATTGGCCCTAAAAACAGCAGATGCAGAAATCGAGGCAAAAACAAAATCCGGAATTACTACTGATAGCAATGTCAAGACAGTACTTGCAACATATGGTATCACCGGGATTGATTTTTCAGAGAAGGGTAAATCTGGAGCAACCTGGAAATTTGAAAACGACGAAGTATTCTGTGAATCAGGTCATACTTCCGGTACTGATTTAAAAAATGATACTAAATTAAGTGCGGTTATTACTCACTAA
- a CDS encoding type II secretion system protein → MDNKFFVKMRSKKGTTMVEVLAAVLILALVVTAVLTTIGFSQRMILSNSSETAAAAQAQGIADALITKLQESGEATVKNETVLGAGFAAEEDFPDASKDKQFTFAHVEDDKGIAGYKIKTAVYFTDGSGRKCVQMTAFAAEDGGTP, encoded by the coding sequence ATGGACAATAAGTTTTTTGTAAAAATGAGAAGCAAAAAGGGAACAACCATGGTTGAGGTTCTTGCGGCAGTGCTGATCCTCGCGCTTGTTGTGACAGCGGTTCTGACGACCATCGGGTTTTCTCAGCGGATGATTCTTTCAAACAGCAGTGAAACCGCCGCGGCCGCACAGGCGCAGGGAATTGCGGATGCGCTCATTACAAAGCTGCAGGAATCAGGCGAAGCTACAGTGAAGAACGAGACCGTGCTCGGGGCGGGCTTTGCAGCGGAAGAAGATTTCCCCGATGCATCAAAGGATAAGCAGTTTACCTTTGCCCATGTAGAGGATGATAAAGGCATTGCGGGTTATAAAATTAAAACCGCAGTCTATTTTACAGACGGCAGCGGGAGAAAATGCGTGCAGATGACGGCATTCGCAGCAGAGGACGGTGGCACGCCATGA
- a CDS encoding MBOAT family protein produces MIFSSLFFMFVFLPVVLIVYFLVPRRFKNLCLFIFSLIFYAWGEPVYVLLMLFTTGFDYIAGYYISKYRDEKAKARVFLIISICVNLGLLGFFKYSGLLVETFNSIAGLSLPLPAVALPIGISFYTFESLSYSIDIYRGEAPAQRNIIDFGAYISFFPHLVAGPIVRYEDLAEQLHNRQETLEKFTVGARRFMVGLFKKVLLANNLAMLADKVQYMGNPSTLTAWLGMLAFTFQIYLDFSGYSDMAIGLANMFGFKIPENFNYPYISRSVSEFWRRWHITLGTWFREYVYIPLGGNRCSTIKNVRNLAIVWVLTGIWHGASWNFAIWGAYYAVLIICEKLFLQKWLDKIPVFFQWLYSFLAAVIGWVFFSYLDIHKAFGVLGAMFGLASGADKLGVYSLVTYAPILIIAALCSSTMVENLTERLRNSGIPGKIIWSAGFICLFIMSMTFLVDNSYNPFLYFRF; encoded by the coding sequence ATGATATTTAGCAGTTTGTTTTTTATGTTTGTGTTTTTACCAGTGGTATTGATCGTATATTTTCTTGTGCCGCGGAGATTCAAAAATCTCTGTCTGTTCATTTTCAGCTTGATTTTCTACGCATGGGGCGAACCGGTATATGTTTTACTGATGTTGTTTACCACTGGCTTTGATTATATAGCGGGATATTATATTAGCAAATACCGTGATGAAAAAGCAAAAGCCCGTGTTTTTTTGATTATCAGCATCTGTGTCAATCTTGGGCTGCTTGGCTTTTTTAAATATTCGGGCCTTCTGGTGGAAACATTTAATTCGATTGCCGGCCTTTCTCTGCCGTTGCCGGCGGTTGCACTTCCGATTGGCATTTCGTTTTATACTTTTGAGTCTCTATCTTATTCGATTGATATTTATCGCGGTGAAGCGCCGGCACAGCGTAATATTATTGATTTTGGTGCCTATATTTCCTTTTTCCCCCATCTTGTGGCCGGCCCGATTGTCCGCTATGAAGATTTGGCGGAGCAGCTCCACAACCGTCAGGAAACACTGGAGAAATTCACAGTCGGTGCCAGACGCTTTATGGTTGGTCTATTTAAGAAAGTTCTGCTTGCAAATAATCTTGCCATGCTTGCAGACAAAGTGCAGTATATGGGCAACCCCAGCACCCTTACAGCCTGGCTCGGAATGCTTGCGTTTACTTTTCAGATTTATCTGGATTTTTCCGGATATTCGGATATGGCAATCGGCCTTGCAAATATGTTTGGTTTTAAAATTCCTGAAAACTTCAATTATCCATATATTTCACGCAGTGTTTCTGAATTTTGGCGCCGCTGGCACATTACTTTGGGAACATGGTTCCGCGAATATGTCTACATCCCCCTCGGGGGCAATCGCTGCTCAACCATAAAGAACGTTCGTAATCTTGCAATTGTATGGGTATTGACCGGTATCTGGCATGGTGCGAGCTGGAACTTTGCTATCTGGGGCGCCTATTATGCTGTGTTAATCATCTGTGAGAAATTGTTTCTTCAGAAATGGCTTGATAAGATACCTGTTTTCTTTCAATGGCTTTACAGCTTTTTAGCTGCGGTGATCGGCTGGGTATTTTTCTCATATCTTGATATTCACAAAGCATTCGGCGTACTTGGCGCGATGTTCGGGCTTGCATCCGGCGCGGACAAGCTTGGTGTTTATTCGTTAGTCACTTATGCGCCCATACTGATTATCGCGGCATTGTGCAGTTCAACAATGGTTGAAAATTTGACGGAAAGGCTTCGTAATAGCGGAATACCCGGGAAGATAATCTGGAGTGCTGGCTTTATCTGCCTGTTTATTATGTCAATGACATTTTTAGTGGATAATTCTTACAATCCGTTCCTCTATTTCCGTTTTTAA
- a CDS encoding DHHW family protein, whose product MKLFLNLKENIKKCNIESVIVTLVLLITIVAGASYLLFAPKQDFSEDENRVLESAPKVTMTSLTDGSFMDSIESYVGDHFMLRKEFIALNTRVQLMIGKRDLGSNYSQTPAEGGVYFGNDDHIYEVLLPNRTDIFARNVAAMQLFAKKTSLPFYFMPVPSGAQEQQDRLPFSAPSHDQHEELNAIKANAGTNTKVIDLFDVLSDRTGYDYYYKTDHHWNTFGAYKGYEVLAEAMNIQATPQTDFDFKEVSNSFLGTLYSKAILSTQTPDILYLPIYKQQITVTQQTGKQQQNSLFWEEYLEKKDKYSVFLGGNHSVDVVRNSSAANGRKLLIMKDSYANSMVPFLATNFSEIHIIDLRFYNQDIYDYIQQNGITDTAAIYSIKQLCDVSVANKLSAR is encoded by the coding sequence ATGAAATTATTTTTGAATTTAAAAGAGAATATTAAAAAATGCAATATTGAATCTGTCATTGTTACTTTGGTTCTATTGATAACAATCGTTGCCGGTGCATCGTATTTGCTTTTTGCACCAAAGCAGGATTTTTCCGAAGATGAAAACCGGGTGCTCGAATCCGCACCAAAGGTAACGATGACCTCATTGACGGACGGTTCCTTTATGGATTCAATAGAGAGCTACGTTGGCGACCATTTTATGCTGCGTAAGGAATTTATCGCGCTTAATACGCGCGTTCAGCTCATGATAGGAAAGCGAGACCTTGGCTCCAATTACAGCCAGACCCCTGCAGAAGGCGGAGTGTATTTCGGAAATGACGACCATATTTATGAAGTGCTGCTTCCAAATCGTACCGATATTTTTGCGCGCAATGTGGCTGCAATGCAGTTGTTTGCAAAAAAAACGTCGCTTCCGTTCTATTTTATGCCTGTGCCCTCCGGTGCACAGGAGCAGCAGGACAGACTGCCTTTTTCCGCACCCAGCCATGACCAGCATGAGGAACTAAATGCTATAAAGGCTAACGCAGGAACAAACACAAAGGTAATTGATCTATTTGATGTGCTGAGTGACCGTACAGGATATGATTATTATTACAAGACAGATCATCACTGGAACACGTTCGGCGCTTACAAGGGCTATGAGGTGCTCGCAGAAGCGATGAATATTCAGGCCACGCCGCAGACAGACTTTGATTTTAAAGAGGTCTCCAATTCGTTTTTGGGAACGCTGTATTCAAAAGCGATCTTAAGCACGCAAACACCCGATATACTGTATTTACCAATATATAAACAACAGATTACTGTGACACAGCAGACCGGAAAGCAGCAGCAAAACAGTCTTTTCTGGGAGGAATATCTGGAAAAGAAAGATAAGTATTCAGTCTTTCTCGGCGGCAACCACAGCGTCGATGTGGTTAGAAATTCAAGCGCTGCAAACGGCAGAAAACTGCTGATTATGAAAGATTCTTATGCAAACAGTATGGTGCCGTTTCTTGCCACAAACTTTTCAGAAATACACATTATCGACCTTAGATTTTACAATCAGGATATTTATGACTATATTCAACAAAATGGAATTACAGATACAGCTGCTATATACAGTATTAAGCAGCTTTGTGACGTTTCGGTGGCAAATAAATTAAGTGCTCGTTAA
- a CDS encoding HPr family phosphocarrier protein: MQTFQYVIKDEAGLHARPAGLLVKLASSCDSDINIQFKSKNISAKKLFAVMGLCVKQSDEITVTVEGVNEEADCIQMKEFCEKNL, encoded by the coding sequence GTGCAGACGTTCCAATATGTAATAAAAGATGAAGCAGGGCTTCACGCCAGACCGGCAGGACTCCTTGTGAAATTAGCATCTTCCTGTGATTCGGATATAAACATTCAGTTTAAGTCAAAAAATATCAGCGCGAAAAAACTGTTCGCGGTAATGGGTCTTTGCGTAAAGCAGAGTGACGAGATTACTGTTACTGTAGAAGGGGTAAATGAAGAGGCTGACTGCATACAAATGAAAGAATTCTGCGAGAAAAATCTTTAA
- the ptsP gene encoding phosphoenolpyruvate--protein phosphotransferase has translation MKKIQGIGASKGYAIGNLALCVNIDDHIEKKSITNITAELSRLESAKDAAVEALNAIYMNAIKRVGEANSMIFQIHIMMLQDEDFFNAIQDTIKNEKVNAEYAAWQVGKQFSEMFSKMDDEYMRGRSADVIDISKRLIRNLDKNFANGLDSLSSQAIVGAVDLMPSETVQMDKNMVLAFVTREGSKSSHSAILARTMGIPAVVGLADSYMELKNGVPIIVDGATGDIILEPDEQTLLEYQKKQKDFQGYQQDLKLLKGTKAITKNGIVIEINANIGHPEDVEMVLENDADGIGLFRSEFLYMESKKFPTEEEQFKAYKTVLEKMGGKRVIIRTLDLGADKQVPYLDIPHEENPAMGYRAIRICLDRQDLFVTQLRALIRASAYGRLAIMFPMIISVDEVKQIKLIVEKVKKDLTEEKIAFASDFELGIMIETPASVMLSDLLAKEVDFFSIGTNDLTQYTLAVDRMNHTISKLFDSRHPAVLRMIEKTAESAINAGIWVGICGESAADTSLTEFYVKIGVSELSVTPSAVLELRKAVQQVDL, from the coding sequence ATGAAAAAAATACAAGGCATCGGCGCATCTAAGGGGTATGCAATCGGAAATTTGGCCCTTTGCGTGAATATTGATGATCATATTGAAAAAAAAAGCATTACAAATATTACGGCGGAACTGTCCCGTCTTGAATCGGCAAAAGATGCGGCAGTAGAGGCGCTGAACGCGATATATATGAATGCGATAAAGCGCGTTGGCGAAGCAAATTCCATGATTTTTCAGATTCATATTATGATGCTTCAGGATGAAGATTTTTTCAATGCGATACAGGATACAATTAAAAATGAAAAAGTAAATGCAGAATATGCCGCATGGCAGGTGGGCAAACAATTTTCCGAAATGTTCTCGAAGATGGACGACGAATATATGCGCGGCCGTTCTGCGGATGTAATTGATATTTCCAAGAGGCTGATTCGCAACCTAGACAAGAATTTTGCTAATGGACTGGACAGCCTGAGCAGCCAAGCGATTGTCGGCGCCGTTGATCTGATGCCGAGCGAAACCGTACAGATGGACAAGAATATGGTCCTTGCTTTTGTAACGCGTGAAGGTTCGAAAAGCTCTCATTCGGCAATTTTGGCAAGAACAATGGGAATTCCCGCTGTGGTTGGACTTGCAGACAGCTACATGGAGCTTAAAAACGGTGTGCCGATCATTGTAGACGGTGCCACAGGGGACATTATTCTAGAACCTGATGAGCAGACTCTTTTGGAATATCAGAAGAAGCAAAAGGATTTTCAGGGATATCAGCAGGATCTGAAACTACTCAAAGGGACAAAAGCCATAACAAAAAATGGAATTGTCATAGAAATTAACGCAAACATCGGTCATCCGGAGGATGTCGAAATGGTATTGGAAAATGACGCGGACGGCATCGGCCTTTTCCGCAGCGAGTTCCTGTACATGGAGAGCAAGAAATTTCCGACTGAAGAGGAACAGTTTAAGGCGTATAAAACAGTACTGGAAAAGATGGGCGGAAAACGCGTAATTATCCGTACTTTGGATTTGGGTGCGGACAAACAGGTGCCGTACCTTGATATTCCGCACGAAGAAAACCCGGCGATGGGCTATCGTGCGATTCGAATTTGTCTGGACCGTCAGGATCTTTTCGTCACACAACTCAGGGCGTTAATCCGCGCGTCAGCGTATGGCAGACTTGCTATTATGTTTCCGATGATTATATCGGTCGATGAGGTAAAGCAAATAAAATTGATTGTCGAAAAGGTCAAAAAGGATCTGACGGAAGAAAAAATTGCTTTTGCATCGGATTTTGAGCTAGGTATTATGATTGAAACGCCGGCATCTGTTATGCTGAGCGACCTGCTTGCGAAGGAAGTTGATTTCTTCAGCATTGGAACCAACGACCTGACACAGTATACATTAGCGGTCGACCGTATGAACCATACGATTTCCAAATTGTTTGACTCGCGTCATCCCGCGGTATTGCGCATGATCGAGAAGACTGCGGAAAGTGCAATCAATGCCGGTATCTGGGTGGGTATCTGCGGCGAATCAGCTGCGGATACAAGCTTGACGGAATTCTATGTAAAAATCGGCGTGAGTGAGCTTTCGGTCACCCCCTCCGCAGTGCTTGAGCTGCGGAAAGCGGTTCAGCAAGTCGATTTATAA
- a CDS encoding heavy metal translocating P-type ATPase translates to MHENQHEHKVKCAVCACGDGNQEFNSSCDCGNDHRTHCESEHEHGKEQKHHHASSCGCGCGHCESGEEENPAAFKIESISALLFFAAGLIAEHVFYAPSITLGILFGASIIFAGWRVFRSGYRALLRLRVDETTLMAIAVIAAFCLGQYLEAAMVAILYKLGEIIEDKAIDNSRESIEKLAEIRADTARRVQSGNEEMVSAEQIQIGDTILIYPFERIPLDGIVLSGNSVLNASALTGESVPIDAAAGSAVLSGMMNEQGLLTIEVTNDFQNSAASRIIAMVESASARKGKAEKLITRFAEIYTPVVIVLAVLLMALPPLFGLGEFRVWLYRALVFLVASCPCALIISVPLGFYAGIGAESKNGVLIKGGRFLEALALADAVVFDKTGTLTSGELQLSKINVLGNLSETELLQIAASAEQYSSHPAAKAVLKAAAKLEFLPVDQAEEVPGHGVVGSINDKKVICGRRNLLEENGLDMGDISPASIFIAVDGVIEGSIELSDTAKSDASESVRLLKEIGLHRIVMLTGDNEKSAAAAALACGITEYHAGLLPENKVDMMEKIRSETGRTIFVGDGINDAPVLAASDCGVAMGLGTDAAIEASDVVLTLDKPSKLAPAIQIARRAMNVIRFNIAFALVFKAMVLVLAALGYSPMWMAVFADVGVCILTVINATRILKFR, encoded by the coding sequence ATGCATGAAAATCAGCATGAGCACAAAGTCAAATGCGCTGTTTGCGCGTGCGGCGACGGCAACCAAGAATTTAACAGTTCCTGCGACTGCGGTAACGACCATAGAACTCACTGCGAAAGCGAACACGAGCACGGAAAAGAGCAGAAACATCACCACGCATCCAGCTGTGGATGCGGTTGCGGTCATTGCGAAAGCGGTGAGGAGGAAAACCCTGCTGCATTTAAAATTGAAAGCATCTCCGCGCTGCTGTTTTTTGCAGCGGGCCTGATTGCGGAACATGTTTTTTACGCCCCTTCAATTACTCTGGGGATATTGTTTGGTGCCTCCATTATTTTCGCAGGCTGGCGTGTGTTCAGAAGCGGTTATCGCGCATTGCTGAGGCTTCGGGTGGATGAAACTACTCTGATGGCGATAGCCGTCATCGCCGCCTTCTGCCTTGGGCAGTATCTTGAAGCCGCTATGGTCGCTATCCTTTATAAGCTGGGAGAAATCATTGAAGACAAAGCGATAGACAATTCCCGTGAAAGCATTGAAAAGCTCGCCGAAATACGCGCGGATACTGCCCGAAGAGTTCAGAGTGGAAATGAGGAAATGGTTTCCGCTGAACAAATTCAGATTGGCGATACCATACTTATATACCCTTTTGAAAGAATCCCGCTGGATGGCATTGTCCTTTCGGGAAATTCAGTGCTGAACGCTTCCGCGCTGACCGGAGAAAGTGTCCCCATTGATGCTGCTGCCGGTTCTGCCGTCCTTTCGGGAATGATGAATGAACAGGGTCTTCTGACGATTGAAGTAACCAATGATTTCCAAAATTCAGCCGCCTCAAGAATCATTGCAATGGTTGAATCCGCTTCCGCTCGGAAAGGCAAGGCGGAAAAATTAATTACCCGCTTTGCTGAAATTTACACTCCTGTGGTCATTGTACTTGCGGTTTTACTCATGGCTCTGCCGCCTTTATTCGGACTGGGCGAGTTTCGTGTCTGGCTTTACCGCGCATTGGTCTTCCTTGTTGCATCCTGTCCATGCGCACTGATCATCTCCGTCCCGCTCGGCTTTTACGCCGGTATCGGCGCCGAAAGTAAGAATGGAGTGCTGATTAAAGGCGGAAGATTTTTAGAGGCTCTGGCTCTTGCCGACGCGGTCGTGTTTGATAAAACAGGCACTTTGACCAGCGGCGAGCTTCAATTAAGCAAGATTAATGTATTGGGGAATCTAAGTGAAACTGAACTTCTGCAAATTGCGGCCTCTGCCGAGCAATACAGTTCGCACCCTGCCGCAAAAGCAGTGCTGAAAGCCGCGGCCAAGTTGGAATTTTTGCCGGTTGATCAGGCTGAGGAAGTTCCGGGCCACGGTGTAGTCGGTTCTATCAACGATAAAAAAGTAATTTGCGGCCGCAGAAATCTGCTTGAAGAAAACGGACTGGACATGGGTGACATTTCCCCCGCATCGATCTTTATCGCGGTTGACGGCGTCATAGAGGGCAGCATCGAGCTCAGTGACACCGCAAAGTCCGACGCGTCTGAAAGTGTCAGACTTCTGAAAGAAATCGGTCTTCACCGAATCGTCATGCTGACCGGGGATAATGAAAAGTCAGCGGCGGCGGCAGCTTTGGCCTGCGGAATCACTGAGTATCATGCCGGGCTGCTTCCGGAAAATAAAGTCGACATGATGGAGAAAATCCGCAGTGAAACCGGCCGGACCATTTTCGTTGGCGATGGCATTAATGACGCGCCTGTTCTGGCTGCATCCGACTGCGGCGTTGCAATGGGACTTGGCACCGACGCGGCAATAGAAGCTTCCGATGTTGTACTCACGCTGGATAAACCATCCAAACTTGCGCCCGCCATACAGATTGCACGCCGCGCAATGAACGTCATCCGCTTCAATATTGCCTTTGCACTCGTTTTCAAAGCAATGGTTCTGGTTCTAGCAGCCCTTGGCTATTCTCCCATGTGGATGGCTGTATTCGCGGATGTCGGCGTATGTATTCTCACCGTCATCAACGCAACAAGAATTTTAAAATTTCGCTGA
- a CDS encoding metalloregulator ArsR/SmtB family transcription factor produces the protein MEEFTDLCEENCIHHNLVEKTLIGMPDLDTLFSLAELFKVFGDTTRVRIICALFESELCVCDIAEILGMGQSAISHQLRLLRNAHLVRVRREGKSSFYSLDDEHVRLLFEQGLNHVKEGNQHA, from the coding sequence TTGGAGGAATTTACCGATCTTTGTGAAGAAAATTGTATCCACCATAACCTCGTTGAAAAGACACTAATTGGAATGCCCGATTTGGATACGCTGTTTTCACTCGCAGAGCTGTTTAAGGTTTTTGGAGACACCACAAGAGTCAGAATTATCTGTGCTCTGTTTGAAAGCGAGCTATGCGTTTGTGATATTGCCGAAATATTGGGAATGGGACAGTCTGCCATTTCACATCAGCTTCGTCTTCTGCGAAATGCACACCTTGTCCGGGTAAGGCGCGAAGGAAAATCCTCCTTCTATTCGCTGGACGACGAGCATGTACGTCTGCTATTCGAGCAGGGACTGAATCACGTGAAGGAGGGAAATCAACATGCATGA